The nucleotide sequence GATGTTGCGTTTAAATAGACCTTCGGTTTTAGTTTATGGAGGAACAATTGCTTCAGGATGCCATAATGGTAAAAAACTTGATGTTGTTTCAGCATTTGAAGCCTGGGGTGCAAAAGTTAGTGGCGATATAGATAAAGAAGAATACGATAGTGTAATCGAAAAAGCTTGTCCAGGTGCTGGTGCATGTGGCGGAATGTACACTGCAAATACTATGGCTTCAGCAATTGAAACGCTGGGAATGTCATTACCTTATAATAGTTCTAATCCTGCAGTAGGAGAAGAAAAAAAGGCCGAAAGTATTCAGGCAGGTGAGGCGATGCGACTCCTAATAGAAAAGGATTTGAAACCTCGGGACATAGTAACTAAAAAATCTCTAGAGAATGCAATAAGATTGCTAACACTTCTTGGAGGTTCTACAAATGCGGTACTTCACTTTTTAGCTATCGCACGTTCAGCAGAAATTGATCTTGGAATAGAAGAATTTGGTAAAATCGTAGACTGTACGCCATTTTTAGCCAATTTGAAGCCAAGTGGAAAATACGCTATGGAAGATATTCATAGAATTGGTGGTATACCTGCAGTACAAAAATACATGCTAAAACATGGTTTATTACATGGTGATTGTATGACGGTTACTGGAAAAACTTTAGCTGAAAATCTTGAGAATGTACCAGATTTAGAAGAAGGTCAGGATGTAATTTATTCTATAGATCAGCCAGTTAAAAAAACGGGACATATAAGAATTCTTCATGGAAATTTAGCTGAAGAAGGATCGGTAGCAAAAATTACCGGAAAAGAAGGAATGAGTTTTACAGGAACTGCTAAAGTTTTTGAAAGTGAATACGAAGCGAACGACGGAATTTCAGAAGGAAAAGTAAAGAAAGGTGATGTCGTCGTCATTCGGTATGAAGGTCCAAAAGGAGGTCCTGGTATGCCAGAAATGCTGAAACCAACTTCAGCAATTATGGGAGCAAAGTTAGGGAAAGACGTTGCTTTAATTACCGATGGTAGATTCTCTGGCGGAACGCATGGTTTTGTGGTAGGACATATTACTCCGGAAGCTCAGGAAGGCGGTTTAATCGCTTTACTGAAAGATGGAGATAAAATTACAATTAGTGCAGAAGACGATTCTATCCATGCAGATCTTACTGATAAAGAAATAGAAGAAAGAAGAAAAAGCTGGACAGCACCCGAATTAAAATTTAGTAAGGGTGTGTTATATAAATATGCGAGAACAGTTTCATCGGCATCCAAAGGTTGCGTAACCGATGAGTTTTAAAAAGGTGAATTATGGAAGTAAAAACAGCTAGTTTTGAAAAGACATCGACAAATACATCAACCACAGTTTCTGGAGCAGAAGCAGTAATTAAGTGTTTGTTAGAGGAAGGTGTAGAAACGATCTATGGTTACCCTGGCGGTGCCATTATGCCGGTGTATGATGAATTGTATAAATACCAGGATAAAATTCACCACGTCCTTACAAGACACGAGCAGGGAGCTACTCATGCAGCACAGGGATATGCAAGAGCAACAGGGAAAGTAGGAGTTGCAGTGGCGACTTCAGGACCAGGTGCAACTAATTTAGTAACAGGTATAGCCGATGCTCAGATCGATTCGACGCCAATGGTTTGTATTACCGGGCAAGTTGGATCGCATTTACTTGGTAGCGATGCTTTTCAGGAAACCGATATTGTAGGTATTTCCACACCAATTACTAAATGGAATTACCAAGTAACA is from Zunongwangia endophytica and encodes:
- the ilvD gene encoding dihydroxy-acid dehydratase — translated: MNNKYSSILTQSDSQPASQAMLHAIGLTKEDFNKPFVGIASTGYEGNPCNMHLNDLAKLVKEGTLSADLVGLIFNTIGVSDGISMGTPGMRFSLPSRDIIADSMETVVNAMSYDGLVTVVGCDKNMPGALMAMLRLNRPSVLVYGGTIASGCHNGKKLDVVSAFEAWGAKVSGDIDKEEYDSVIEKACPGAGACGGMYTANTMASAIETLGMSLPYNSSNPAVGEEKKAESIQAGEAMRLLIEKDLKPRDIVTKKSLENAIRLLTLLGGSTNAVLHFLAIARSAEIDLGIEEFGKIVDCTPFLANLKPSGKYAMEDIHRIGGIPAVQKYMLKHGLLHGDCMTVTGKTLAENLENVPDLEEGQDVIYSIDQPVKKTGHIRILHGNLAEEGSVAKITGKEGMSFTGTAKVFESEYEANDGISEGKVKKGDVVVIRYEGPKGGPGMPEMLKPTSAIMGAKLGKDVALITDGRFSGGTHGFVVGHITPEAQEGGLIALLKDGDKITISAEDDSIHADLTDKEIEERRKSWTAPELKFSKGVLYKYARTVSSASKGCVTDEF